Proteins found in one Pontibacter sp. SGAir0037 genomic segment:
- a CDS encoding DUF1015 domain-containing protein: MAEILPFRAWRYSNELTPDMESLTSPLFDVVTAKQREALYQNQLNSIHLSVPRGSSPADDAARLLQHWKDSRIIKQDGLPGIYVYYQYYRLPGSTKEYCRKGFICNIKTYDWSEGILLRHENTIPSAVNDRIALLEKTLLNSSPTHGLYTDPDFILEQYMDECIQSPLYETEDYQGVRDVLGVIHDLKVIRLFLDTLLDKKILLADGHHRYEGSLEYRKKMLAQHPHHTGFEAYNYHMMYLTNTESDDLRILPTHRLLKDIAMTDEAFLEELRQYFVVTPKEDPNELNEVIVGKQWAFGLYLSGNAYKLRLKPEVHPLIDWNFPPEVKALDLTVMHYFIFEKILGIVRSAQRKYAGLQFERNFTTCIRAVDTGEARLALITNEISMDEVKQVCYSGSLMPQKSTFFYPKVICGFLFSSIKEDEFNAAADSCL; encoded by the coding sequence ATGGCCGAAATACTCCCTTTCAGAGCCTGGCGCTACAGCAATGAACTAACTCCTGACATGGAGTCCCTTACGTCTCCCCTTTTTGATGTAGTAACGGCCAAACAGCGGGAAGCACTTTATCAGAACCAGCTAAACAGTATCCATTTGTCTGTGCCGCGCGGTAGCTCTCCGGCTGACGATGCTGCCAGACTTTTGCAGCACTGGAAAGACAGCCGTATTATAAAGCAGGACGGCCTGCCGGGCATATACGTTTACTACCAGTATTATCGCTTGCCAGGAAGTACAAAAGAGTACTGCCGCAAGGGCTTTATATGCAATATAAAAACCTACGACTGGAGCGAAGGCATTCTGCTTCGGCATGAAAACACCATTCCAAGCGCAGTAAACGACCGGATTGCACTTCTGGAAAAAACTTTACTGAATTCCAGCCCCACTCATGGCTTATACACCGATCCGGATTTTATACTGGAACAGTACATGGATGAGTGTATACAGTCGCCGCTTTATGAGACGGAGGATTACCAGGGCGTGAGGGATGTGCTGGGAGTGATCCACGACCTGAAGGTGATTCGTTTGTTCCTGGATACGCTTCTCGATAAAAAAATTTTACTGGCAGACGGGCACCACCGCTACGAAGGTTCTTTAGAGTACCGCAAAAAGATGCTGGCCCAACATCCGCACCACACTGGCTTTGAGGCATACAATTACCACATGATGTATCTGACTAACACGGAGTCGGATGATTTACGGATATTGCCAACACACAGGCTTCTCAAGGATATAGCAATGACGGATGAAGCCTTCCTGGAAGAACTCCGTCAGTATTTTGTTGTTACTCCCAAAGAAGATCCGAACGAGTTAAATGAGGTGATTGTTGGAAAGCAATGGGCATTTGGTTTATACCTGAGCGGGAATGCTTACAAGCTGCGCCTCAAGCCGGAGGTTCACCCGCTCATCGATTGGAACTTTCCGCCTGAAGTAAAGGCGCTAGACCTGACGGTGATGCATTATTTTATTTTTGAAAAGATTTTGGGTATCGTTCGCTCAGCACAGCGTAAATATGCTGGTTTGCAGTTCGAACGCAACTTCACAACTTGTATACGCGCAGTAGATACCGGAGAAGCCAGGCTGGCTCTCATCACAAATGAAATTTCGATGGACGAGGTGAAACAAGTGTGCTACAGTGGCAGCCTGATGCCTCAGAAATCAACATTTTTTTACCCGAAGGTGATCTGCGGATTCCTTTTTAGCTCTATTAAAGAAGATGAATTTAACGCGGCCGCTGATTCTTGCCTCTAA
- the ltrA gene encoding group II intron reverse transcriptase/maturase, whose product MIEKVLHRGNMLKAYTHVLANKGSAGVDGMPVEKLATHLKQNRDAIATDICNGRYLPPPILGVAIPKSNGKNRLLGIPTVTDRVLQQAVNQVIAPLFELDFTQHSYGFRPNRNAHQALQQAHRHIHEGYQHIVDIDLQNFFDEVDHCLLLQLLYRKVKCPLALRLIRKWLRAPILINGRLVKRRKGVPQGSPLSPLLSNIMLHELDKELERQGLRYVRYADDFSVYTKSEDEARKVGNAVFLFLRNRLKLPINREKSGIRRPVDFQILGHGFVPTYKKGDKGKYQLVVAKKGWERLKQKLKSITRKTTPCSFEQRVRELKEAQRGWVHYFRLASIQGKLKEVDSWIRNRLRHCIWHDWKRPDRKRKNLIRLGVPKWQAYAWSRTRKGGWAVAQSPILITTVTVKRLVRRGYESMLDYYKKVAPQLNEPLYARTACTVVVCHERRTLLVSFGAVQMMRAGPSEPVVRCRLQTALCGFA is encoded by the coding sequence ATGATAGAGAAGGTACTCCACCGGGGCAACATGCTCAAGGCATACACGCACGTGCTGGCCAACAAAGGTTCGGCCGGTGTGGACGGTATGCCGGTAGAGAAGCTGGCTACGCACCTGAAACAAAACAGGGACGCCATCGCTACCGACATCTGCAACGGCAGGTACCTGCCTCCACCCATCCTAGGGGTAGCCATACCCAAGAGCAACGGTAAGAATCGCCTGCTGGGCATTCCCACCGTCACCGACCGCGTACTGCAACAGGCCGTTAATCAGGTGATAGCACCGCTCTTTGAGCTTGATTTTACCCAGCACAGCTACGGCTTCCGCCCCAACCGCAATGCCCACCAGGCCCTGCAGCAGGCACACAGGCACATCCACGAGGGCTATCAGCACATCGTGGACATCGACCTGCAGAACTTCTTCGATGAAGTGGATCATTGCCTGCTGCTGCAACTGCTTTACCGGAAGGTAAAATGCCCCCTCGCCCTACGCCTCATCCGCAAATGGCTCCGGGCCCCCATCCTTATCAACGGGAGACTGGTCAAACGTCGGAAGGGCGTGCCGCAGGGAAGCCCGCTCTCACCGCTGCTCTCCAATATCATGCTCCACGAGCTGGATAAGGAACTGGAGCGGCAGGGGCTGCGCTACGTGCGCTATGCCGACGACTTCAGCGTCTACACCAAAAGTGAAGATGAAGCTCGAAAAGTAGGCAACGCTGTATTCCTCTTCCTGCGGAACAGGCTCAAGCTGCCTATCAACAGGGAGAAGAGCGGCATCAGGCGGCCAGTAGACTTTCAGATTCTGGGTCACGGATTCGTGCCCACCTATAAGAAGGGAGATAAGGGCAAATACCAGCTGGTAGTGGCAAAGAAGGGATGGGAAAGGTTAAAGCAAAAGCTAAAGAGCATCACCCGCAAAACAACGCCCTGCTCTTTTGAGCAGCGTGTCCGGGAACTGAAAGAGGCGCAGCGAGGCTGGGTCCACTACTTCCGTTTGGCAAGTATACAGGGCAAACTCAAAGAGGTCGACAGCTGGATACGAAACAGGCTCAGGCACTGCATCTGGCATGACTGGAAACGACCGGACCGGAAAAGGAAGAACCTGATTCGGCTGGGCGTTCCCAAGTGGCAGGCGTATGCCTGGAGCAGGACCAGGAAAGGAGGATGGGCAGTAGCTCAAAGTCCAATCCTGATAACGACGGTAACGGTGAAACGGCTTGTCCGCAGGGGGTATGAATCAATGCTTGACTACTACAAGAAAGTAGCTCCACAGCTTAACGAACCGCTGTATGCGAGAACCGCTTGTACAGTGGTGGTGTGTCACGAACGAAGGACGCTTTTAGTGTCCTTTGGTGCTGTGCAAATGATGAGGGCAGGCCCCTCGGAGCCGGTAGTCAGGTGCAGGCTCCAAACCGCCTTGTGCGGCTTTGCTTAA
- the ltrA gene encoding group II intron reverse transcriptase/maturase, producing MIDYYEIKSQPITRVMVWRAYHKVRANKGSAGVDQMGWKELERDLPRQLYKLWNRLSSGSYFPQPVKEVAIVKKGGGERKLGIPTILDRVAQEVVRAHLERVVEPLFHDSSFGYRPGRSCHQAVERLSQRVLCHDWAIDLDIRNFFDTIDHDLLLQAVKHYCPDRWVLLYLGRWLKAGIVQRDGTYLDRLTGTPQGGVISPLLANVFLHVAFDKWMEKHHPEKSFERYADDIVVHCKSEKQAQYVLAAIRRRLEACKLQLHPAKTRIVNLRGESAKKYPRSLDFLGFSLRPIWCRTSKGPRLLITTAMSKKSRSSVLGKFNRMRIHRWRKPLEQVASELRPVIQGVINYYCKFWPYHTHSVWHQLNCRLLKWAKWEKGMYKKEALRWFRARYKEKPNLFPHWKLVRP from the coding sequence ATGATCGATTACTATGAGATAAAGTCACAACCGATTACCAGAGTAATGGTCTGGCGGGCCTACCATAAGGTGAGAGCCAACAAAGGCAGTGCTGGCGTGGACCAGATGGGCTGGAAAGAACTGGAGCGGGACCTGCCCCGTCAGCTATACAAGCTGTGGAACCGGCTCAGCTCGGGCAGTTACTTTCCTCAGCCAGTCAAAGAAGTGGCCATCGTCAAGAAAGGCGGAGGAGAGCGTAAGCTTGGTATTCCGACCATTCTGGATCGTGTTGCGCAGGAAGTGGTCAGGGCGCACCTGGAGCGGGTGGTGGAGCCTTTGTTCCATGATAGCTCTTTCGGTTACCGCCCCGGCAGGAGCTGCCACCAGGCGGTGGAGAGGCTGAGCCAGCGGGTCCTGTGCCATGACTGGGCCATAGACCTGGACATACGAAACTTCTTTGACACGATTGACCATGACTTGCTGCTGCAGGCAGTGAAACACTACTGCCCCGACAGGTGGGTGCTGCTCTACCTCGGGCGCTGGCTCAAAGCGGGCATCGTTCAGAGGGACGGCACGTATCTGGACCGTCTGACGGGTACACCCCAGGGAGGCGTCATCAGTCCGCTGCTGGCCAATGTGTTTTTGCACGTTGCCTTTGACAAGTGGATGGAGAAGCATCACCCTGAGAAGTCTTTTGAGCGCTACGCGGATGACATCGTGGTGCACTGCAAGTCAGAGAAGCAGGCGCAGTATGTGCTTGCCGCCATCCGCAGACGTTTAGAAGCTTGTAAGCTACAGCTGCATCCGGCCAAGACCAGAATAGTAAACCTGCGGGGAGAGTCTGCAAAGAAGTATCCTCGCAGTCTGGACTTTCTGGGCTTCAGCCTGCGCCCCATATGGTGCAGGACGAGTAAAGGGCCGCGTCTGCTGATAACCACCGCTATGAGCAAGAAGTCGAGGAGCAGTGTGCTGGGCAAGTTCAACCGTATGCGAATACACCGGTGGCGCAAACCACTGGAGCAAGTAGCCTCGGAGCTGAGGCCAGTCATACAGGGAGTAATCAACTACTACTGTAAATTCTGGCCCTACCATACCCATTCTGTATGGCATCAGCTCAACTGTCGCCTGCTAAAATGGGCGAAGTGGGAGAAGGGCATGTATAAGAAGGAAGCCTTAAGATGGTTTAGAGCAAGGTATAAAGAGAAGCCTAATCTTTTCCCGCACTGGAAATTGGTACGTCCATAA
- the pdxH gene encoding pyridoxamine 5'-phosphate oxidase, translating to MALTHNIASIRKNYSMQALDEASVAPNPIEQFNTWLDEAIKAEAAEPTALVLSTVNAAGRPSSRVVLLKDVSEQGFTFFTNYESRKGSELAQNPFAAITFFWPVLERQVRIEGRVVKAAEEVSEHYFHSRPTGSQIGAWASPQSQVIAGREVLEASDKKFTEQFSGLDEIPRPPHWGGYVLQPDRLEFWQGRQNRLHDRILYELENQVWQLKRLAP from the coding sequence ATGGCACTTACACACAACATCGCCAGTATTCGGAAAAACTACAGCATGCAGGCGCTTGATGAGGCTTCTGTAGCCCCAAATCCGATAGAGCAGTTTAATACCTGGCTCGACGAGGCAATTAAAGCCGAAGCTGCTGAACCTACTGCTCTGGTACTCTCCACTGTTAATGCAGCCGGCCGGCCTTCGTCACGGGTAGTTCTGCTGAAGGATGTTTCGGAGCAGGGCTTTACTTTTTTTACGAACTATGAAAGCCGTAAAGGAAGTGAGCTGGCGCAGAACCCTTTTGCTGCCATTACCTTTTTCTGGCCTGTGCTGGAGCGCCAGGTACGTATAGAAGGGCGTGTGGTAAAAGCGGCTGAGGAAGTTTCTGAACACTATTTTCATAGCAGGCCAACCGGGAGCCAGATTGGTGCCTGGGCTTCGCCCCAGAGCCAGGTAATTGCTGGACGGGAAGTACTCGAAGCTTCTGATAAAAAGTTTACCGAGCAGTTTTCCGGTTTAGATGAAATTCCAAGACCCCCGCATTGGGGTGGCTATGTGCTGCAACCTGACCGGCTGGAATTCTGGCAAGGCAGGCAAAACCGCCTGCACGACCGCATCCTGTACGAACTGGAAAACCAGGTCTGGCAATTGAAACGCCTGGCACCCTGA
- the ltrA gene encoding group II intron reverse transcriptase/maturase, translated as MIKTKPFTISKHIVHQAYLRVKQNGGSAGVDGLNLEEFDQDSRNHLYRLWNRMSSGSYMPAPVLLVEIPKSGGGTRPLGIPTVTDRIAQMVVTMTLAPVLEPVFHDDSYGYRPGKSALEAVGKARQRCWRQDWVLDLDIKGFFDSIPHELLLKAVRRHTDCKWVLLYIERWLKTPVQQRNGITTERTKGTPQGAVISPLLANLFLHYCMDEWLRIKYPGCPFERYADDCVIHCSTEQQAIALKEALAERLKACGLEMHPEKTKIVYCRDEDRRKSYPNMSFEFLGYTFRSRKSRNKQGKYFIGFLPAVGDKARKAIRERIRAWKLTSRSGSSLTRLAEEINPVLKGWINYYGHFYKSELYEVLRYLNLVLKSWARQKYKKLQGHKIRASDWLGKVAKAIPNLFAHWQLGVRP; from the coding sequence ATGATTAAGACAAAACCATTTACCATCTCAAAGCACATCGTGCACCAGGCTTACCTGCGTGTAAAACAAAACGGAGGTAGCGCAGGTGTGGATGGGCTAAACCTCGAGGAGTTCGACCAGGACAGCAGAAATCACCTTTACCGGTTATGGAACCGAATGAGCTCGGGAAGCTATATGCCCGCACCCGTCTTACTGGTGGAAATTCCCAAGAGCGGCGGGGGCACCCGTCCACTAGGAATACCCACTGTTACGGATCGTATTGCCCAGATGGTAGTCACCATGACATTGGCACCAGTACTGGAGCCTGTGTTCCATGACGACTCCTATGGGTACAGGCCGGGCAAAAGCGCACTGGAAGCGGTGGGCAAAGCCAGGCAGCGGTGCTGGCGGCAGGACTGGGTTCTGGACCTGGACATCAAAGGCTTCTTCGACAGCATCCCGCACGAGTTGCTCCTAAAAGCAGTGCGCAGGCACACAGACTGCAAATGGGTGCTGCTCTACATCGAGCGGTGGCTCAAAACACCTGTGCAGCAAAGAAACGGCATAACCACAGAAAGGACAAAGGGCACTCCGCAGGGAGCAGTCATCAGTCCGCTGCTGGCCAACCTGTTTCTGCACTACTGCATGGACGAGTGGCTGCGGATAAAGTATCCCGGTTGCCCGTTCGAGCGCTACGCAGACGACTGTGTGATACACTGCAGCACCGAGCAGCAGGCGATAGCGCTTAAAGAAGCACTGGCAGAAAGGCTAAAGGCATGTGGCTTGGAGATGCACCCGGAGAAGACCAAAATTGTTTACTGCAGGGACGAGGACCGACGCAAAAGTTACCCGAACATGTCTTTTGAATTTCTGGGCTATACATTCAGAAGCAGGAAGTCACGGAATAAGCAGGGTAAATATTTTATCGGATTCTTACCGGCAGTTGGCGATAAAGCCAGGAAGGCAATCCGGGAAAGGATAAGGGCATGGAAGTTGACCAGCAGAAGCGGCAGCAGCCTGACAAGGCTGGCCGAGGAAATCAACCCAGTTCTGAAAGGCTGGATTAACTACTACGGACACTTCTACAAATCGGAACTCTATGAGGTATTGAGATATTTGAACCTTGTACTCAAGAGCTGGGCCAGGCAGAAGTATAAGAAACTGCAGGGCCATAAAATCAGAGCAAGCGATTGGCTGGGGAAGGTGGCTAAGGCCATTCCGAACCTGTTTGCGCACTGGCAGCTGGGAGTAAGGCCGTGA
- a CDS encoding YqgE/AlgH family protein, whose translation MEGTKLTKPQSGSILISEPFMGDPNFERTVILLCNHDDEGGSFGLVLNRLSNLMLSDVMETYNEAFDAELGVGGPVQYNTLHFVHRIATLSQAVKLSEDVYWGGDFEELRTMISAGLITPSDVKFFLGYSGWTAGQLQEEIDKNVWIVNNNATNKLFNLEADNLWRNILRQMGGKYKVLSNYPEDPRLN comes from the coding sequence ATGGAAGGAACGAAGTTGACTAAACCCCAAAGCGGGAGTATATTAATATCGGAACCCTTTATGGGAGATCCTAATTTTGAGCGGACCGTCATTTTGCTATGCAACCACGATGACGAGGGAGGTTCTTTTGGACTGGTGCTGAACAGGCTGTCAAACCTGATGCTCTCTGATGTCATGGAAACCTACAACGAAGCCTTTGACGCTGAACTGGGAGTAGGTGGCCCGGTGCAGTACAACACGCTGCATTTTGTGCACCGGATCGCCACTTTAAGCCAGGCTGTTAAGCTGAGCGAGGATGTATACTGGGGAGGCGATTTTGAAGAGCTTCGTACCATGATAAGTGCCGGACTGATCACTCCATCAGATGTAAAGTTCTTTTTAGGCTATTCCGGCTGGACAGCAGGGCAGTTACAGGAAGAAATTGATAAAAATGTTTGGATCGTAAATAACAATGCTACAAATAAATTATTTAATTTGGAGGCAGATAACCTCTGGCGCAATATTTTACGCCAGATGGGAGGTAAATACAAGGTCTTATCGAACTACCCGGAAGACCCGCGCCTGAATTAA
- a CDS encoding CPCC family cysteine-rich protein produces the protein MKIELDEYCPCCGYNTFEGEERLQYIICPICFWEDDPIQFSEPDYEGGANRVSLVQAQKTL, from the coding sequence ATGAAAATCGAGTTAGATGAATATTGCCCTTGCTGTGGCTATAATACCTTTGAAGGAGAAGAACGATTGCAATACATTATCTGTCCGATATGCTTTTGGGAAGATGACCCGATTCAATTTTCTGAGCCTGATTATGAAGGCGGTGCAAACAGAGTATCATTAGTTCAAGCTCAAAAAACTTTGTAA
- a CDS encoding Maf family nucleotide pyrophosphatase, with protein sequence MNLTRPLILASNSPRRKELLSQLGLAFTIQVKEVAEDFPLTLQREQVAEFLASHKADAYRLDLSDEALITADTIVCLSERILNKPASYAEAFEMLQALSGKAHEVITGVCILTSKQKTVFHDVTKVYFKALTDDEIAYYINTCKPYDKAGAYGIQEWIGMVGIEKIEGSYFNVVGLPVQKLYQQLVKLKIIN encoded by the coding sequence ATGAATTTAACGCGGCCGCTGATTCTTGCCTCTAATTCTCCCAGGCGCAAAGAGCTCCTTTCACAACTGGGCCTTGCTTTTACAATACAGGTAAAAGAAGTTGCAGAAGATTTTCCCCTAACTTTGCAGCGTGAGCAGGTGGCGGAGTTTCTGGCTTCCCATAAAGCAGATGCTTACCGGCTGGATTTAAGTGATGAGGCTCTGATAACTGCTGATACTATTGTGTGCCTTAGCGAACGGATTTTAAATAAGCCTGCTTCTTATGCCGAAGCCTTTGAAATGCTGCAGGCGTTATCCGGCAAAGCGCATGAGGTAATTACTGGAGTGTGTATCCTGACAAGTAAACAAAAAACAGTGTTTCATGATGTGACTAAGGTTTATTTTAAAGCTTTAACTGACGATGAAATAGCGTACTATATCAACACTTGCAAACCCTACGACAAGGCTGGTGCCTATGGTATACAGGAATGGATTGGGATGGTTGGCATAGAGAAAATAGAAGGTTCTTACTTTAACGTAGTGGGGCTACCGGTTCAAAAGCTGTATCAACAGCTGGTTAAATTAAAAATTATCAATTAG
- a CDS encoding potassium channel family protein → MNLFLFVAGVFIMSLAVYDLLYTTFSPHGAGPLSGKITTFIWGIFFKVSQKLHNRNFLNAAGICIVCGVLINWVLFVWIGNALVFASYPGAVVNSVTSEAATYKEVIYYTGYILSTMGNGDFVASTGGWKIYSAIISFSGLILITIAVTYMVPVLSAITERRTLSILIASLGSSAQSILLNHWKNGNFRMLELPLSQITADIARQGQLQLSYPVLHYFHNSEKLTALLPNLAELDEALSIMLIYIPEHLHPQPQYLVPARKAISSFLDTLTNTFLDPAEEISAPLPVDELRKSGIPTLTPLQERLAQLDKRRKILKSMLLNDGWSLEDLNKPVFRPDLDLPEMLSE, encoded by the coding sequence ATGAATTTGTTCTTATTTGTTGCAGGCGTATTCATAATGTCGCTTGCTGTTTACGATTTGCTTTACACAACATTTTCACCTCATGGCGCTGGACCATTAAGTGGTAAAATAACAACTTTTATCTGGGGAATATTCTTTAAAGTGAGTCAGAAATTGCATAACAGGAATTTTTTGAACGCTGCCGGAATCTGCATTGTATGTGGTGTACTTATAAACTGGGTATTGTTTGTCTGGATAGGCAATGCATTGGTTTTTGCCTCTTATCCGGGCGCTGTTGTAAACAGCGTGACAAGCGAAGCTGCCACTTATAAAGAAGTTATTTACTACACGGGCTATATCCTCTCTACCATGGGGAACGGCGATTTTGTAGCATCCACTGGCGGCTGGAAAATTTATTCTGCTATTATCTCTTTCTCCGGCCTGATCCTGATCACGATTGCGGTTACCTATATGGTTCCGGTGTTATCGGCCATTACAGAACGCAGAACGTTGAGTATTCTGATAGCGTCGCTTGGCTCGAGTGCTCAAAGCATCCTGCTAAACCACTGGAAAAACGGAAATTTCAGGATGCTGGAGCTGCCACTTAGCCAGATAACCGCTGATATTGCTAGACAGGGACAGTTGCAGCTGTCGTACCCGGTGTTGCACTACTTTCATAACAGTGAGAAGTTAACAGCTTTATTGCCAAACCTGGCCGAGTTGGACGAAGCCTTATCTATAATGTTGATTTATATACCGGAACACCTTCACCCCCAGCCACAATACCTGGTGCCAGCCCGGAAAGCCATCTCCTCCTTTCTGGACACTCTCACCAATACCTTCTTAGATCCTGCCGAAGAAATTTCTGCGCCTCTACCCGTTGATGAATTGCGCAAGAGTGGTATTCCTACCTTAACTCCGTTGCAGGAAAGGCTGGCGCAACTAGACAAAAGACGCAAAATACTAAAATCTATGCTCCTGAACGATGGCTGGAGCTTAGAAGATCTGAACAAGCCTGTTTTCAGGCCAGACCTGGACTTGCCTGAAATGCTTAGCGAATGA
- a CDS encoding DUF349 domain-containing protein: MTTENRNMDTTGAEQSKPENQEAVNQNQSQHESPQEIVEKRLAEIESKNETAPSSGQEVPKEEQPEIKPELTTAAEEATTATITEIFTEAIAGETPGDSGEAANNNLTGTGAMAAESASIAAGEQRNNTFTDHHEEEEGEEEAEQIDYSSLPIEELRAQLNAVLKSNDTNKKHRAINELQREYDVKFQAERGEALERFKQEGGTQEDFDYHAPQEHQELERLLAAYREAKHHERRQTEEQRQRNLNRKKELLDTIRQLVESAETKSSNDELKKLQNEWKSIGPVPAGEAQELWDSYHALLDIFYNNRSIFFELKELDRKRNLDAKMHLIERAEALSSEESINKALQELRHLHEEWKSIGPVPNEQRDQIWDRFIQASEKVHERRRTYHEERKTVELANLDKKRGILERLQAFQNFNTDRINDWRDKTDEIQKIKEEWDAAGLVPKEFAEEINKTFWSSYKGFFQHKNQFFKSLDEQKMQNLRLKIELCEEAESLKDSTDWNSTKEKLIQLQKKWKTIGRVPDKHSDKIWQRFRSACNEFFDRKQAHEQHRGAEIEKLSAEKAAICDQISDRLSDPRASGSMNEYESFLDKWRELEKTSKTSSPKIEDKFTALLERYLERVPDLSNEERNNILLQLQVDRLKQSPDAGHKLYQKEQAVRREIQQLENDIQTLRTNIEFFARSKNADKLRAEYDGRIAEAQKRIETLNRQLRAFRA, from the coding sequence ATGACAACCGAAAACCGAAATATGGACACCACTGGAGCTGAGCAAAGCAAGCCTGAGAATCAAGAAGCTGTAAACCAGAATCAGAGCCAGCATGAATCTCCGCAGGAAATTGTAGAGAAACGCCTTGCCGAGATTGAAAGCAAGAATGAAACAGCGCCATCTTCTGGGCAGGAAGTTCCAAAAGAAGAACAGCCTGAAATTAAACCTGAGCTTACAACAGCAGCAGAGGAGGCTACTACGGCTACCATTACAGAAATATTTACGGAGGCAATAGCAGGGGAGACACCAGGCGATAGCGGGGAGGCTGCTAACAATAATCTGACAGGCACAGGAGCAATGGCAGCAGAATCGGCTTCGATTGCAGCCGGAGAACAGCGCAACAATACGTTTACCGACCATCACGAAGAGGAAGAAGGCGAAGAGGAGGCAGAGCAAATCGATTATAGTTCGCTTCCTATAGAAGAGCTGCGTGCGCAGCTTAATGCAGTACTGAAAAGCAACGACACCAACAAAAAGCATCGTGCCATTAACGAACTTCAGCGGGAGTACGATGTTAAATTTCAGGCAGAGCGAGGCGAGGCCCTGGAGCGTTTTAAACAGGAGGGAGGCACACAGGAAGATTTTGATTACCATGCGCCGCAAGAGCACCAGGAACTGGAAAGGCTGCTGGCTGCTTATCGGGAGGCCAAACATCATGAGCGCCGCCAGACAGAAGAGCAGCGCCAGCGGAACCTGAACCGCAAAAAGGAATTACTGGACACTATTCGCCAACTGGTTGAATCGGCAGAAACCAAGAGCAGCAACGACGAACTGAAAAAGCTGCAGAATGAGTGGAAATCTATAGGACCGGTACCAGCAGGAGAGGCTCAGGAACTATGGGACTCTTACCATGCTTTGCTCGATATTTTTTACAATAACCGCAGCATATTCTTTGAGCTGAAGGAGCTTGACCGCAAACGTAACCTGGATGCTAAAATGCACCTGATCGAACGCGCTGAAGCCCTGTCGTCAGAAGAATCAATTAATAAGGCTTTACAGGAGCTGCGCCACCTGCATGAAGAATGGAAAAGCATTGGCCCTGTTCCTAATGAGCAGCGCGACCAGATATGGGATCGCTTCATTCAGGCTTCAGAAAAAGTGCATGAGCGCCGCAGAACCTATCATGAAGAACGCAAAACAGTAGAACTGGCAAACCTGGATAAGAAGCGCGGCATTTTAGAGCGCTTGCAGGCCTTCCAGAACTTCAATACTGATCGCATCAACGACTGGCGCGATAAGACTGATGAAATTCAGAAGATAAAAGAAGAATGGGATGCTGCGGGTTTAGTTCCGAAAGAATTTGCCGAAGAAATAAATAAGACTTTCTGGAGTAGCTATAAAGGGTTCTTTCAGCATAAAAATCAATTCTTCAAAAGCCTGGACGAGCAGAAAATGCAGAACCTGCGCTTAAAGATAGAGCTCTGCGAAGAAGCTGAAAGCCTGAAAGACAGCACCGACTGGAATTCAACGAAAGAAAAGCTTATCCAGCTACAGAAGAAATGGAAGACCATTGGCAGAGTGCCGGACAAGCATTCTGATAAAATCTGGCAACGCTTCCGATCTGCCTGTAATGAGTTTTTCGACCGTAAGCAGGCACATGAGCAACATCGTGGCGCAGAAATTGAAAAGCTTTCAGCCGAGAAAGCAGCTATCTGCGACCAGATTTCAGACAGGCTTTCTGATCCAAGGGCATCCGGTTCGATGAATGAATATGAGTCTTTCCTGGACAAATGGCGTGAACTGGAAAAAACCAGCAAAACCAGCAGTCCGAAAATTGAGGATAAATTTACAGCCCTGCTGGAGCGTTACCTGGAGCGGGTGCCAGACCTTTCGAATGAAGAACGCAATAATATCCTGCTTCAGCTGCAGGTAGACCGGCTGAAGCAAAGCCCGGATGCAGGTCACAAACTGTATCAGAAGGAGCAGGCAGTTCGCCGGGAAATTCAGCAACTGGAAAATGATATCCAGACGCTGCGAACAAACATTGAGTTTTTTGCCCGTTCTAAAAATGCCGATAAACTTCGGGCAGAGTATGATGGTCGCATTGCAGAAGCCCAGAAAAGAATTGAAACGCTTAACAGGCAGCTAAGAGCCTTCAGAGCATAA